Sequence from the Corallococcus sp. EGB genome:
CCACCTCCGTCTTGCCGTAGCCCACGTCGCCGCAGACGAGCCGGTCCATGGGCTGCGGCTTCTGCATGTCCGCGAGCACGTCCTCGATGGCCTTCGCCTGGTCCGGCGTCTCCTCGAACTCGAAGTCCGCCTCGAACTGGGCGAAGTAGCGGTCCGGCGCGGCGAACGCGTAGCCCGGGTGGGCCTTGCGCGCGGCGGCCATCTGCAACAGCTCCGCCGCCATCTTGAGCAGCTGCTCCTTGACGCGCTTCTTCGTCTTCTCCCAGCTCGTCGTGCCCAGCTTGTCCAGCTGGACCTTCTCCGGGTCTCCGCCGGTGAACTTCTGGATGAGCCGCATGCGGCCCACCGGCAGGTAGATCTTGTCCCGCCCCGCGTACTCCAGGACGAGGAAGTCCCCCGGCACGCCCTGCACCTCCATCTTCGTCAGGCCCGCGTAGCGCCCGATGCCGAAGTCGGTGTGGACGATGAGGTCGCCTTCCTTCAGGTCCTTGAAGCCCGCGGCGAACGCATCCAGCTTCTTGCTGCGCTTGACGCGGCGGCGGGAGCGGACGCCGAAGATCTCCTCGTCCGCGAGCACCGCCAGCCGGCCTTCAGGGTCGATGAAGCCCTGGCTCACCTCGCCGGTGAACAGGTGCGCCCACACCGCCGGCTCATAGAGCTTCGCCGGATCCTGCATGGGCTCCGTGTGCACCTTCACCATCACGGAGCGGTCCAGCAGCAGCCGCTTGAGCCGGTCCGCCTGGCTCAGCGTGCCGCACGCCACCGCGCACGCGACGCCGGTGTCGCGCCAGCGCTGGAGCCGCTCCACCAGCGGGGTGAGCGCGCCCTCCTCGCCGTGGTGCGCGAGGATGGCCTCGCGCAGGTCCTGCGTCGTGCCGAAGGTGAAGGCCACGGGCACTTCGGACTGCGTGAGTGACAGGCCACCGCCCTCCACCACGCGCAGGGCCTTGAGGCCCGCGGCCACGCCGTCGCGCGTGAGGAAGTGGTGCTCCGGTGGATAGGTGAGGTCCTGGCGCGCGTCCGCCTCCTCCACGCCCTTCGCCAGCTCCGCCTGGAGCTCCTCCTGGGCGCGGTCCAGCCCCACCGGGTCGTCCAGGTAGACGACGGGCTCCTTCGTCCAGGCGTTCAGGTAGTCGAACACGGAGGCCAGCCCGCCCTCGAAGAAGCCGGGCAGCAGGCCCTCCAGCCCGAAGCCGGGCAGCCCTTCGCGCAGCGCGTCCAGCCGCTCGCGCAGCTTGATGGTGGGCAGGTTGATGCGGTCCGCCACCGCGCGGGCAGCGGCCTCGGCGCGAGGGCGCGTGTCGTCGGTGAGCAGCAGCTCGCGCGAGGGCACCAGGTCCACGGCCTTGAGCGCGTCCACCGTGCGCTGCGTCTCCGGGTCGAAGACGCGGATGGACTCGATGGTGTCCCCGAAGAACTCCAGGCGCACCGGCCGCTCGTACAGGGGGCTGAAGACGTCCAGCAGGCCGCCGCGCACGCTGAAGGTGCCCTTGTCCTCCACCAGCGGGCTGTTCTGGTAGCCCATCAGCGCCAGCTTCCGCGCCAGCGAGTCGCGGTCGAAGTCCTGGCCCACCTCCACGCGCTGGGCCAGCCCCTCCATCACCGCCAGCGGCAGCACGCGGCGGTGCAGGGCGCGCAGGGACAGCACCAGGGCCGGGAACGGCGTGCCGCGCGCCAGGTGGAACAGCGCGCCCAGCCGCTCTGTGATGGGGCCGGGCTCCGGTGACAGCTCGTCGTACGGAAGCACCTCGTCCGCGGGCAGGCGCAGCACGCGAGGCTCCAGCAGGCTGCCGGTGCCTCCCAGGAAGAAGGCCAGGTCGTGCGCGAGCGCGTCCGCCGCCTCTTCATCCACGGCCACGCACACCAGGGGCGCGCGCAGCTCCCGGTGCAGGCGGGCGAGCAGGTGGCCACGCGCCGCGCCCTTCACCCCCTGTGTCCGCGCGCGGTGTCCCGCGCGCAGGGAGGCCAGCAGTCGGGCGAAGGCATCGCCGGAGGAGGGGGGAGCGCCGCCGGGCCAGGACGTGCCGTCGGACTTCGGGGAGAGGGAGGTATCCATTCGGGGGCCCGTGTGGGGCCCTCGGCTAATTAGGGTGCGCCTTCTCCCAAATCAACGCTGGATGCGGACTCCTGTCGTGTGCAGGAGCGCAGCGGGACGGCCGGTGGGCGGGGAGGCTCACGCGCGCCCGGGACATGGGAAGGTCCCCGGGCGCGCGGTCTCACCTGCTCAGGGCACCGAGCACGCCGCCGCCAGCCGCGTGTCCTTGCGGCTGGCGTCGCTGGTGGTGGCCGCCAGCGAGTCGCAATCCATCACGTTGGACAGGCCCGTCAGCGGCTCCACCATGAGCACGCTCTTGGCGCGGTTGGAGGTGAAGCGGAACTGGATGGAGCTGTCCGCCGGGGCCGCCGCGGTGACGGCCACGGGATCGTTGAGCACCCCCCGCATGCAGTCCATCCTGTTGAACGCTGGCCGGCCGGAGCCCGGCAGGAAGCACAGGTTGTTGATGTTCGAGGCGTTCATCGTGGCCGGGATGATGATGTCCGGCCCCGTCTCGGTGCAGCACGCGGGCATGGTTCGGCACGTCCTGCCCATGCACGTGTCAATGGGGCACTGGCCCGTGCCCCAGTCATCCGGGGTATTGACGTTGGGACCGCACTTCAGCCGCTCCCAGCGGGCCACGGTGTGCTGCTGGCCGTCCGGCTGGAGGACGTTGTTCTCCACCACGATGCGCACCGGCTGGTTCGTGCTGATGGCCAGCTGGCGCGCGCGCAGCGCGCTCGACCACAGCTCGCGCGTGGCCGTGTTCTCCTTCTGTCCTCCAATGCTCCCCTGCATCCCCGCGACCGCCAGGGTGATGCACACGGCCACCACCGCCAGGGCGGCCATCATCTCCAACAACGTCATGCCACGCGTGTGCTTCATGGTTTACCCGCCGGGTCCACCGGCCGCTGCAGGCCCACCGTCATGTTGCGCGCCGCGACGCGGAAGGTGTAGCGCCGGCGCGTGTAGCCGTCCTTCGCCAGGCCCTCCTCATCCGTGCCCGTCATGTCCGCGTCCCGGTTGATGCGCCGCGTGCGGATGACCAGCGTCACCTCCAGCTCGCGCACCCGCTGGCGCAGGCGCTTGATGACTTCCTTCTTCCGGTCCGCGGCCGGAAGCAGCGTCAGCTTCGGGAGGTCTTTCCCCTCGGAGTCCAGGTCGTCCGTCATGCAGGCCTTGAGGATGTACTTCGCCTCGTCACAGTCGGAGATGGCTGGGTGGGGCACGCCAGGGTTGCGGTGGTTGGTTTCACCGGCGACGCTGGGGTACCACTCCAGCGCGTAGTATCGGGTGGGGTCGCCCTTGAGGTCCTTGTCGAAGTCCACGACGCCCTCGCGCACGGTCATCTGCTCCACGTCGCGGCTCACCACGGACCAGGCCGCGGCGCCCGGCGCGCGGTACTCCAGCGTGGGGATGCCACCCTTCCAGTTCACCCGGTAGGCCGCGCCACTCAGCCGCATCGCCAG
This genomic interval carries:
- the mfd gene encoding transcription-repair coupling factor yields the protein MDTSLSPKSDGTSWPGGAPPSSGDAFARLLASLRAGHRARTQGVKGAARGHLLARLHRELRAPLVCVAVDEEAADALAHDLAFFLGGTGSLLEPRVLRLPADEVLPYDELSPEPGPITERLGALFHLARGTPFPALVLSLRALHRRVLPLAVMEGLAQRVEVGQDFDRDSLARKLALMGYQNSPLVEDKGTFSVRGGLLDVFSPLYERPVRLEFFGDTIESIRVFDPETQRTVDALKAVDLVPSRELLLTDDTRPRAEAAARAVADRINLPTIKLRERLDALREGLPGFGLEGLLPGFFEGGLASVFDYLNAWTKEPVVYLDDPVGLDRAQEELQAELAKGVEEADARQDLTYPPEHHFLTRDGVAAGLKALRVVEGGGLSLTQSEVPVAFTFGTTQDLREAILAHHGEEGALTPLVERLQRWRDTGVACAVACGTLSQADRLKRLLLDRSVMVKVHTEPMQDPAKLYEPAVWAHLFTGEVSQGFIDPEGRLAVLADEEIFGVRSRRRVKRSKKLDAFAAGFKDLKEGDLIVHTDFGIGRYAGLTKMEVQGVPGDFLVLEYAGRDKIYLPVGRMRLIQKFTGGDPEKVQLDKLGTTSWEKTKKRVKEQLLKMAAELLQMAAARKAHPGYAFAAPDRYFAQFEADFEFEETPDQAKAIEDVLADMQKPQPMDRLVCGDVGYGKTEVAMRAAFKATLDRKQVAVLVPTTVLAQQHFHSFKKRFKDYPVTVEVISGIRKPPEIRDILRRAKEGKVDIVIGTHKLLAGEVAFKDLGLLVVDEEQRFGVKQKEALKRLRTQVDVLTLTATPIPRTLHMSMSGVRDMSIIATPPQDRRAIRTFVMKYDDAVIKEAVEREIARGGQVFFVHNRVESLPSMEQELRKLLPNVSIGVAHGQMGEGQLEKVMLQFTEHKFQVLLCTSIIESGIDISSANTMIVNRADQFGLAQLYQLRGRVGRSKERAYAYLLVPTRRPVTKDAQRRLEVLQNFTELGAGFSIASHDLEIRGAGNLLGEKQSGAIAEIGFDLYAQLMEEAVAELQGQPPKVHVEPDINLPMPALIPDDYVADVHQRLVFYKRFSQASHPDEVTDLRAELVDRYGEAPDEVDALSEVTLLKIDMRELRLRALEAGPGRLSLALGGDALLDGAKVAGLVQRSKGFYRLTPDMKLIARVPPEVKGHALLAEAHKLLRDVGTCALPRH
- a CDS encoding Tfp pilus assembly protein FimT/FimU: MKHTRGMTLLEMMAALAVVAVCITLAVAGMQGSIGGQKENTATRELWSSALRARQLAISTNQPVRIVVENNVLQPDGQQHTVARWERLKCGPNVNTPDDWGTGQCPIDTCMGRTCRTMPACCTETGPDIIIPATMNASNINNLCFLPGSGRPAFNRMDCMRGVLNDPVAVTAAAPADSSIQFRFTSNRAKSVLMVEPLTGLSNVMDCDSLAATTSDASRKDTRLAAACSVP